CATCTCCCTTTCCTCCCAAACCCTTACATATAAGGCGTTAGAGGAAGAGGCAGACATTATTGTGTTTGGCCATGCGCACAGACCATACTACAATGAAGTAAAAACTATGGGAAGAAGGATAATCCTGATTAACCCTGGCTCACCTACCCTTCCAAGAATGAGCGAGCCAACTTTCGCAATTTTACAAGTTACAAAAGATACTATTGATGTAAAATTTTACAACGTTTGGATGCTTTAGATGTAGTTGGTAAGTGAATTTGAGAAGCATATATAATTGTAGGGACAGAATTTACAGTGTGGACCTTTTTTACCTGGAGGAAGCTCGTCTTCTTCAAGGTACAGTTTGATTTCATAGAAGAACTTTATTGTCTCCTTAAAGAGAGAGGGATCATATGGAATCTCGAACATCCTAAATCCCTTTCCGTTTATTATTGGGAAGTTATCAAAATTAAGGCCATTTATAATTCTCTCAGGAGAATCATGGAGCTTCACATAATAGAGATAGCCGTATTCAGATTCACTCCACCGAAGGTATATGTTAAGCTGAGCCAGATGGTACTCAATCGGAAATCTTGGGAGATATGACTTTCCCTTAATTTCTATAGGAAAGTTCTTATAGGCATCCATTCTTCCATGAATCTCCATTCCAAGTCTAGGGAACCTTAGCTTGATCTCTTTTTCAAGCTCAAATCCAAACCTCTCTCGGAGAACTTTACCG
This is a stretch of genomic DNA from Pyrococcus sp. ST04. It encodes these proteins:
- the cas4 gene encoding CRISPR-associated protein Cas4, yielding MIEFYASEALMCPRRVWFRLKGFPEKWPEIAKPRLEKGVRTHEVLGKVLRERFGFELEKEIKLRFPRLGMEIHGRMDAYKNFPIEIKGKSYLPRFPIEYHLAQLNIYLRWSESEYGYLYYVKLHDSPERIINGLNFDNFPIINGKGFRMFEIPYDPSLFKETIKFFYEIKLYLEEDELPPGKKGPHCKFCPYNYICFSNSLTNYI